A single window of Micrococcaceae bacterium Sec5.1 DNA harbors:
- the mshA gene encoding D-inositol-3-phosphate glycosyltransferase, which produces MPLIRRVAFLSLHTSPMEQPGAGDAGGMNVYVRALALALAESGVEVEIFTRSTKAGQAAVEHPGPGVCVHNVLAGPRRKVPKEELPALLHQMVEQIDRIRHEQPNGRYDAIHSHYWVSGVAGLELSELWGVPLIHTMHTMAKVKNLVLESGERPEPRRREEGEQRIVDGASRLIANTASEADELVSHYGADIDRIDIAPPGVDLQIFTPSFRRKSRAQRDVRRDSFHILFAGRIQRLKGPQVFVKAAGILRKRRPDIDLEMTILGSLSGAKDFNLQHIIEEAGLADIVTHRPPVVAPELASWFRSADVVVMPSFSESFGLVALEAQACGTPVVATNVGGLSRAISDGRTGILVDGHDPSDWADALEDLYDDVQTREDMGRLAATHAESFGWQRTAAITLESYRESVSGLLVPRR; this is translated from the coding sequence GTGCCGTTGATCCGGCGGGTGGCATTCCTATCACTGCACACCTCCCCCATGGAGCAGCCAGGGGCAGGTGACGCTGGGGGGATGAACGTCTATGTGCGGGCCCTGGCCCTCGCACTGGCGGAGTCCGGCGTAGAGGTAGAGATTTTTACCCGTTCCACCAAAGCCGGCCAGGCCGCCGTCGAACATCCCGGTCCAGGTGTATGCGTCCACAACGTCCTGGCCGGACCGCGGCGGAAAGTCCCGAAGGAAGAATTGCCTGCCCTGCTCCATCAGATGGTGGAGCAGATCGATCGAATCCGGCACGAGCAACCGAACGGCCGCTACGACGCCATCCATTCGCATTACTGGGTGTCCGGGGTTGCGGGTCTGGAACTGTCTGAGCTCTGGGGTGTTCCGCTGATCCACACCATGCACACCATGGCGAAGGTCAAGAACCTTGTTCTCGAGTCCGGTGAGCGCCCCGAGCCGCGGCGTCGGGAGGAGGGCGAGCAGAGGATCGTTGATGGAGCTAGCCGTCTCATCGCCAATACAGCTTCCGAGGCAGACGAGCTGGTCTCCCACTACGGTGCAGATATCGACAGGATCGACATCGCGCCTCCGGGGGTCGACCTCCAGATCTTCACGCCGTCATTCCGTCGTAAATCCCGAGCCCAGCGCGATGTCAGGCGGGACAGTTTCCATATTCTGTTCGCGGGCCGGATCCAACGGCTCAAGGGTCCCCAGGTCTTCGTCAAAGCAGCCGGCATCCTGCGAAAGCGCAGGCCAGACATCGATTTGGAAATGACCATTCTGGGCTCGCTCAGCGGCGCCAAGGACTTCAACCTGCAGCACATCATCGAGGAGGCCGGGCTGGCTGACATCGTCACGCATCGTCCGCCGGTTGTAGCGCCCGAGCTTGCCAGCTGGTTCCGCTCCGCCGACGTCGTAGTGATGCCCTCTTTCAGCGAATCCTTCGGACTTGTGGCCTTGGAAGCACAAGCGTGCGGGACCCCCGTGGTAGCCACCAACGTTGGTGGGCTCTCACGCGCCATCTCCGATGGCCGGACAGGCATCCTCGTGGATGGTCACGATCCTTCCGACTGGGCTGATGCCCTTGAGGATTTGTACGACGACGTCCAGACACGCGAGGACATGGGCCGTTTGGCCGCAACCCATGCCGAATCCTTCGGCTGGCAGCGCACTGCTGCGATCACTTTGGAAAGCTACCGCGAATCTGTCAGCGGCCTGCTGGTCCCCCGGCGGTGA
- a CDS encoding N-acetyltransferase: MCAVSQETLFDIRPATSEDWPGIWSVMEPILREGETFTWDRDTTEEAARLKWMKEAPGQTFVAVRTADGPHPGGEVLGTGEFHANQAGGGSHVANAGYMVSSKHSGQGIARALCAYSLQEAKTAGFRAMQFNAVVESNVRAVWLWQSMGFRILATVPEAFDHPEIGYVGLHVMYRKL, encoded by the coding sequence GTGTGCGCTGTGAGCCAAGAAACCCTTTTCGACATTCGCCCAGCCACATCCGAAGATTGGCCCGGTATCTGGTCCGTCATGGAGCCCATCCTCCGTGAGGGGGAGACCTTCACCTGGGACCGCGACACCACTGAAGAAGCTGCCCGTTTGAAGTGGATGAAGGAAGCGCCCGGCCAAACGTTTGTGGCGGTGCGTACTGCGGATGGGCCGCACCCCGGAGGCGAGGTCCTGGGCACCGGCGAGTTCCACGCGAACCAGGCCGGTGGCGGCAGCCATGTGGCGAACGCCGGGTATATGGTGAGCTCCAAACATTCTGGCCAGGGAATTGCACGGGCGCTGTGTGCCTACTCATTGCAGGAAGCCAAAACAGCAGGATTCCGCGCCATGCAATTCAATGCCGTTGTGGAGAGTAACGTCCGGGCTGTGTGGTTGTGGCAATCGATGGGTTTCCGCATCCTGGCCACGGTCCCTGAGGCCTTCGATCACCCTGAAATCGGCTACGTCGGCCTGCACGTGATGTACCGGAAGCTCTAG
- a CDS encoding formate--tetrahydrofolate ligase, which yields MSENKGLSDLEIAHSATILPIEEIARRAGINVDALELYGPYKAKINPAKLVLPQGKAPGKVVLVSAMSPTPAGEGKSTTTVGLADSLARAGHKVMIALREPSLGPILGMKGGATGGGYSQVLPMDDINLHFTGDFHAVTSANNALMALVDNHIFQGNHLGIDPRRMTFKRVIDMNDRSLREIIIGLGGPAQGVPRQDGFDITVASEIMAVFCLATDLDDLRTRLGRITFGYTFDRQPVTVADLGVEGALTLLLKDAIKPNLVQTIAGTPALVHGGPFANIAHGCNSLIATRTAQQLADIVVTEAGFGADLGAEKYMDIKSRIADVAPSAVVLVATIRALKMQGGVPKDKLSEPNVDAVAAGVENLKRHVGNVAKFGISPVVAINKFATDTDEELQWLLTWCAAEGVEAAVADVWGRGGGGDGGDELASKVAAAVQGPSNFHHLYSLELSVEDKIRTIVQEIYGADGVEFSVPAQKRLVDIQKNGWGGLPVCMAKTQYSFTDDASKLGAPKGFRVHVRELIPKTGAGFIVALTGAVMTMPGLPKEPAAMRMDVDADGKPTGLF from the coding sequence ATGTCTGAAAACAAGGGCCTGAGCGATCTTGAGATAGCCCATAGCGCCACCATCCTGCCCATCGAAGAGATTGCACGACGGGCGGGCATCAACGTGGACGCATTGGAACTGTATGGGCCTTACAAAGCCAAGATCAATCCGGCCAAGCTTGTGCTCCCTCAGGGCAAGGCGCCCGGCAAGGTAGTCCTCGTTTCAGCCATGTCCCCCACCCCTGCGGGCGAAGGCAAATCGACAACCACTGTAGGCCTCGCCGATTCCCTCGCACGCGCCGGCCACAAAGTGATGATCGCGCTCCGCGAACCGTCACTTGGGCCCATCCTCGGCATGAAGGGAGGAGCAACTGGAGGCGGCTACTCACAGGTACTGCCCATGGACGATATCAACCTTCACTTCACTGGCGACTTCCACGCCGTCACCTCGGCCAACAACGCCCTCATGGCACTCGTGGACAACCACATCTTCCAAGGCAACCACCTCGGAATCGACCCCCGCCGCATGACGTTCAAGCGGGTCATCGACATGAACGACCGCTCCCTACGGGAAATCATTATCGGGCTCGGCGGTCCCGCCCAGGGCGTACCCCGGCAAGATGGCTTTGACATCACAGTGGCCTCCGAAATCATGGCCGTTTTCTGCCTGGCCACGGACTTGGACGACCTCCGCACGCGCTTGGGCCGGATCACCTTCGGCTACACCTTCGACCGGCAACCGGTAACTGTTGCGGACCTTGGTGTGGAAGGTGCCCTGACATTGCTCTTGAAGGATGCCATCAAACCAAACCTTGTCCAGACCATCGCCGGGACGCCGGCGCTGGTCCACGGTGGCCCCTTCGCCAACATTGCCCACGGCTGTAACTCGCTCATCGCAACGCGGACTGCCCAGCAACTTGCCGACATCGTGGTCACCGAGGCCGGATTCGGCGCGGACCTGGGTGCCGAAAAGTACATGGACATCAAGTCGCGCATCGCTGACGTGGCGCCGTCCGCCGTCGTTCTTGTTGCCACGATCCGTGCGCTCAAGATGCAAGGCGGAGTTCCGAAGGACAAACTCAGCGAGCCCAACGTCGACGCCGTGGCCGCTGGGGTGGAAAACCTCAAACGCCATGTTGGGAATGTTGCCAAGTTCGGTATCTCGCCGGTCGTCGCCATCAACAAATTCGCCACCGACACCGACGAAGAACTTCAGTGGCTGCTGACGTGGTGCGCAGCGGAAGGCGTGGAAGCCGCCGTCGCCGATGTCTGGGGCCGTGGCGGCGGAGGCGACGGCGGGGACGAGCTCGCATCCAAGGTGGCGGCGGCAGTGCAAGGGCCATCAAATTTCCACCACTTGTATTCGCTGGAGCTTTCTGTGGAGGACAAGATCCGGACGATAGTGCAGGAGATCTACGGCGCCGACGGCGTTGAATTTTCCGTTCCGGCACAGAAGCGGCTTGTCGACATCCAAAAGAATGGGTGGGGTGGCCTGCCCGTCTGCATGGCCAAGACGCAATACTCATTCACCGATGATGCGTCAAAGCTCGGGGCGCCAAAGGGATTCCGGGTACACGTGCGCGAACTCATTCCAAAAACAGGCGCGGGCTTCATCGTCGCGCTGACCGGAGCCGTCATGACCATGCCCGGCCTGCCCAAAGAACCGGCCGCCATGCGCATGGACGTCGATGCCGACGGCAAACCAACGGGCCTCTTCTGA
- a CDS encoding 6-phospho-beta-glucosidase — protein sequence MRLMIAGGGGFRVPLVYRALCTGPFAGLVDEVVLYDVDPARLAAIEAVLRDMPTPEGSRPAVVISTDLLQALKGTNMVFAAIRPGGTEGRIADERVALDLGLLGQETTGAGGISYALRTIPHMLELAEAMLHHCPDAWLINFTNPAGMVTEALVPVLGRKVIGICDSAGGLVQRAARAAGSPLQEGTLDGVGYFGLNHLGWLYRLAPGGRDLLPGLLSDRGALETIEEGRLFGQHTLEKLGCLPNEYLYYYYETEQATQAILKQRETRGASIHQQQSSLYPSLVESSNAYAMWDAARRSREEGYLAEARTRGEHRDEEDLAGGGYERVALSVMRALSGGGTAQLILNVPNSPVSPSSAGEAGVAVPGLPGDAVVEVPCEVTPDGALPLAQERPGGQFLTLMQHVKEVERLTVRAVRDGDRDAAVEAFAAHPLVGSASLGAQLLDGYEAAFPDLRGLWK from the coding sequence ATGCGGCTCATGATCGCCGGTGGCGGCGGATTCCGGGTACCCCTTGTGTACCGTGCCTTATGTACGGGTCCGTTCGCAGGACTGGTGGACGAGGTGGTGCTCTACGACGTCGATCCCGCACGTCTCGCGGCCATCGAAGCTGTCCTCCGCGATATGCCCACCCCGGAAGGCTCCCGGCCCGCCGTCGTGATTTCCACGGACCTGTTGCAGGCACTCAAGGGCACCAATATGGTCTTTGCGGCGATCCGCCCTGGTGGAACGGAAGGCCGGATCGCGGACGAACGCGTGGCCTTGGACCTGGGTTTGCTGGGCCAGGAGACCACGGGCGCGGGCGGTATCTCTTACGCCCTCCGCACCATTCCGCACATGCTGGAGCTTGCCGAGGCCATGCTGCATCACTGCCCGGATGCGTGGCTCATCAACTTCACCAACCCCGCCGGGATGGTGACCGAGGCACTCGTGCCGGTGCTGGGACGAAAGGTCATTGGGATCTGTGATTCCGCCGGCGGCCTGGTCCAGCGCGCGGCACGGGCTGCCGGTTCGCCCCTTCAAGAAGGAACGCTCGACGGCGTGGGCTACTTCGGGTTGAACCACCTCGGCTGGCTATACCGGCTGGCACCCGGTGGCCGGGACCTCCTGCCTGGCCTGCTATCGGATCGTGGGGCGCTCGAAACAATCGAGGAAGGGCGTTTGTTCGGCCAGCACACCCTGGAGAAACTCGGTTGCCTGCCCAATGAATACCTTTACTACTACTACGAAACCGAGCAGGCGACGCAAGCCATCCTGAAGCAACGCGAAACACGCGGGGCGTCCATCCACCAGCAACAGAGCTCCCTCTACCCTTCCCTTGTGGAGTCCTCGAACGCCTACGCCATGTGGGATGCGGCCCGGCGCTCCCGCGAGGAAGGCTACCTGGCCGAGGCCCGCACACGCGGGGAGCACCGCGACGAGGAAGACCTCGCCGGGGGCGGCTATGAGCGTGTGGCGTTGTCCGTGATGCGGGCTCTATCCGGAGGTGGGACCGCCCAGTTGATCCTCAATGTCCCCAATTCACCCGTCTCCCCGTCCTCGGCTGGTGAGGCGGGAGTCGCCGTGCCCGGGCTGCCGGGGGACGCCGTCGTCGAAGTTCCCTGCGAGGTAACGCCCGACGGCGCCCTGCCGCTTGCGCAGGAACGGCCCGGAGGCCAGTTCCTCACCCTGATGCAACACGTCAAGGAAGTGGAGCGGCTGACGGTCCGGGCAGTGCGGGACGGTGACCGCGACGCTGCAGTGGAAGCCTTTGCCGCCCACCCGCTGGTAGGTTCGGCGTCGCTGGGCGCGCAACTCCTTGACGGCTATGAGGCAGCCTTCCCGGATCTGCGGGGACTCTGGAAATGA